One Salvia miltiorrhiza cultivar Shanhuang (shh) chromosome 6, IMPLAD_Smil_shh, whole genome shotgun sequence genomic window, GCCCGGTGGGAGTGGATGCGCCAGAGGGAATGGAGGCGCGGCAGCGTGGCTGGAGGTGGTAGATCGGTCGGCGATAGAGAAAGAATGGCTGAAGTGAGGCTGGAGGCGTGCTAGTGAATTTCAGTTTCAGGCCAAACCTTAAATGCCTAAACTctaaagtattttaaaattcaatttaaaaaaaataataataataatagcccAACGGGCTGACCCGCTTCAACCCgtcagcccgattagcccgatttataatcgggttgcgatttttcaatcCTAACTCTCTAATTTTGTCAGGTTATTCGGTTCGGCCCACGAGTTTCGGGTTAAATTGACATTCCtactaagaatgaccaagaaaAGTTTCCTCCACGgggaaaaaaacaaagaaaaataaattctaatgaTACTATTATGATTTTGCTAAAGGCTATTTAGAAATAATTAAGCAAACCCCACCACTAATTACAATCAGAATAAATCCAATAAAGTATCAAGGTGGACAAATATTCCAACACGATGcatgattattttttaatagtggggtattaagaaaaataataaaaattaaatgttgATGAAAGCAGAAATTCAAGGACCCCGCGCTTAATTATAGaacaatatttattatatattgaaaTTGGTGCATGTATTAGCTGAGTTTGCGTGTTAACTACCAAGTTTGATTAAATGTCATTAATTGCGTTGCCGATGCTTATTACATTTGATTTGACATTATTTGGCTTGCTTCGATCATTATATTAATTGGGGAAATCTTgtccactttttttttatatttatttataatgaaACTTTGctatcattaattaaaaattataaacaatGTTTATCCaagttatatatatagagagagagaatgatcAATTGTGATGTGAAATGAGAATTAATTGAAACGCTAAATACTCAACTTTTGCGActgatattaatttatttaaatttattgtgtaaaagaaaaataatgaataacatagtataaatctacaaataaatcaatataaatttaCGAATAAACTGCTTGTAATGTCTAAATAGTCATTTAAACTTGAATTCAAATTCTAGAGGGGGCGAAAATTTGACCGTATTAATTAAATACTCTATTAGAATAACCTAACCTCACACTGGGTACGATTCTAGTGAGAATTACATTTTCGTGAGAACATGAGaatcaatattaaaattattggaTATGCTATAGAAATTAATGCATATGCCGTTAAATTTAAtgcacttgaaaaaaaaaatcacttcttttaggattcgaactcaggtgttgcattcatccaccaagatgatgcatcaaCTGTATATCTTGATAATTgaagggctgaaaatagttattcgttcttattttatttagtggttcttacttGAACACCTCCCTTAAgggaatgattttttttttcaagtgaaataaatataatagcaggtgcattaatttttacagcaaatgcattaattttaatgattCTCACGTTTTcccaaaattataattttcattagaatcacattatatatatatatatatatatatatatatatatcaatttttattctcacaaaatattatttcaaaagATAACATTTTTACTGAATCCTATGtgtgtatataatatatatctcATATTATACGGTttctttataattaaataaaaaaatgtttaagCTAGCCCAAAATCAAAGAAGAACCCAATATGAATGGGTAGGTGGGGAATATAAATAGTTAAATAGAGTAGGTTTGATCTAACTTTGACCTATTTTTTGAGCGCATAAAATGTGGCTGCCTTCGTCTACCGAAAAAAGAGTTAAACttacaataattttaaaaatatttttaaaattcgtgttcaCTCTTAATAAGACTCTATTTCATTGATGAAgagaataatatattaaaaaaaaaaccgtaTATTGTACATTCGTGATTTAGATAAGGAAGTAAgtagtttattaaatttttataaatatttcgCTCTTTActttcttttcactttttttaactccctccgtccacaaatattgtgtatttattattattttcgtcTAACATAAAGATTGCGTGttttacatttttaaaaatctcatttatactttaaacctcattcacattcaatatatataaaataccaaccttttacttttatattttgGTACGCTCAATACAATCCTTTAACactgaaatcaaaatttttaatttttttattaaaactcgtgtccttCACTCCACAACACACTCTTTGTAGACGGAGTACTTTTGTTTGGTATACAACACATTTTCGATAAAGTCTAATATTAAAGTTATGATTTTTCCTCAAGCTCGCCAACGGATGTTTTTCGCTCTTTacttcttattttattaatcaagacattttttgcatattttattaattcaaaaagCTCGAAATAGTTTATGCCATAGAATATATGATGAGAGTACCATAGTATGAGTTGGAAATTTGGGATAAAGTTGAAGATAAAGTAGGactgaaattaaattaatatctaCTATACAATAAGATTCAAGCTCTAAAATGACAATATTTTTGGAGGAAGAGGaagtatttattatatataggcGTTAGGATTAACTCTAACACAATCcaaccaaataaataaaatggataaTTGCAATGTAAATACACTAACTTttgttaaaatttatttttgacacGTACTTAAAAAAGtttaataaaatacataaaatttattAGTTGTTTAATTTTGACTTCGATTTCATTTCCCCCAAGTTCAAAAATGACATGACGTTTACGTGGCTCACCGAAAATGACATGACGTCTACATGGTATGTACGTGGTGTTTACATGGTATTTATGTAGCTCATCGAAGTTACATGGTGTTTATGTAGCTAATCGAAGTTAAAGTTGAACAACTAATAAAATTTGCgtattttattgaacttttcTAAATACACATAAAAATGATTTTTAGcctaaaattaatatatttacatgcaattaactctaaataaaattttcgccTATCATATTGATTTATTGATTACGGATAAATGTTGTTTGTGGCTCAAACTTTTGAGTGATTTATAAAAATTGTTCGAATTTGCATAAATTCTTGAATTTCCATGAAAGTTGTGAGCTCGGGCTATTCTCGCGACTTTCACGAAATGTAGCCTTGTTTAAagaacaatcattttacaatttttatgaaaattaatagcattttttatatttttcaaaggtCAGTTGATCAATTTTACATACATTTTTTTAAGTTCAAGTAATTTTTGCAAATCACTCAAACGTTGGAATTATAAACTacattaattcaattaatagcTATAGCTAATCAATTATAAGTCCCAATTGATGAAAAGGgcctttcttctcttttttttttcttttttttttttttctgttttttgttttttgtttttttcactGTATAAAATTtgcttcctttttttttttcttttttaatgttACCTTATTTTGGTGGGACACAATTATATGGTGGATTGGCCCTCAAATGTCTGTTGGtgtctttttttctctttttttcacCAAAAGCCacggaaagaagaagaaaaaaatacattaaaaaaaaaaaagatttttaaGATTTGTCGGTAGGAATTTAATCGGCAGCCAGCCCATATATGTTTcatgagtattatttttaatcttaattttattttaattggacaACACAATAACATATCTTCAACAATAAAATAGGTTGCATAACATTGAAACATAGTGACCCATGCGAAATCTTAAACTTCATTTTTCTCCTTCTCCCACAAATCGATCTTAtgttttgtgaaaaataaaatttaaagttaACTTCCGGCTTTCCTCCCTTATTTATCCTTCATCATTTActtgataaattaaaaaaatgtttgtTATGGAAATCAAATCCGCTATTAATGATAGTTTATGGCCCGAACTTTGgagttatttgtaaaaataacttgaattttaaaatatacaaCAAATAGTTTGaactttaaagtcatttgtaaaaaataacatgaactttaaaagatATGAAAAAATggcttgaattttagaatcatTTATATAAATAGCATAACCATTGgagtcatttataaaaataacatgaactttaaaaaatacaaaaaaaaatagcatgcaatttgaaatcatttgtaaaaattgCATGAACTTTATTAAAGGGTTAaagtgcagataggccccttaaGTGTGAGCCCTTAGAGCGATTTACTCCCTTTACTAACTCTGTGTGCAAGTTAGCCCCTAAACTACCAAAAATCACACATTTAAACCCCCACGACCAAAAGCCGTTAGTCAacgtttggtttgtttatttatttttgtattcaaACTGTGGGGCTTTATGAATCAAATCACTCTGTTTTTCCATCATGAATCAAATCACCCTGTTTTTCCATCCATCTCTAAAAAGCAATGATCCATCAATGATTTCCAGGTGCCCTTAGTCACCGCCGTTGAATGTGCTGGGGGAGCTGGTCGATGTCCACGGCGGGGAGACATCAAAAAGAagtctccaccgccgccgctaGAGTGATCTTTGGAATCTTGAAATCCTGATCCGAACATGTCATCATCGTCGATCATCAAATCACTCGGGATCATGATTATATTCTCGTCGTCCTCGTCTACGGCGCCGTCGTCCTCCTCGGCCATCTGCACGTCCTCGTTCTGTGTTCGCCTTCCATCGACAGAGTATCCGGAGAAAAACTCGCTCCGGCGGCGGGCGACGACGACGAAGAAGAAGCCATATTCGACATCGAGCCCTTTGGGCGGCAGAGAAGCGAGTTTGTTGCGGGTGCTGCACCTCGGATACGGAGAACCTTTAATGGGCTTCTGACCATATTTCCGCCATGCCCATGAATCAGCAGAGAGCTCTTCTTGCGCCATTTAACGCACCATTTTCATCTGCTGATTTTTCCTATGTAAACGACCCTACCTATAATATCATCATCGCTTTCTTAATTCCTCAAGATTTCTTAGAGATCTAGAGAAAGAAATTAAGGTACCTTCGTCGTGGTCGAACAGGCTGAGGAATTACGGTGGCTGGGAAATTctgagggggggggggagaaacCTATGTTAAACTGTACATTTTCTTGAATATGCATATTTAATCTGAGTGGCGGTTTGATCTATAAGAGCTTCTGATGTTGTGGCTATAGATGAAGCCTTACGCCGGAGGCGGCGGTTGGGTCCCACagtttgaataaaaaaaaaattaaaccaaaCGTTGACTAACGGCGTTTGGTCGTGGGGGTTTAAATGTGTGATTTTTGGTAGTTTAGGGGCTAacttgcacacacagttagtaaaggGAGTAAATCGCTCTAAGGGCTCACACTTAAGGgacctatctgcaccttaaccctttattaaatacaaaaaattaccTCAATTTTCACAAAAGTTTCAAAAATGGCATAATTCAAGCCATTTTTTATATTCATGAAAGTTCGAGCCATTTTTACAATAATAACTTGAAAATTCAAACTATCcttttgtatatattttaaagtttatgccatttttacaaatgacttcaaagtctgggctatttttacaaatgactttaaaatttagattatcttttcatattttttgaaGTTCAgatcatttttacaaataacttcaaaattcataacatttttttatatttttaaaaatttgtgcTATTTTTACTTATGACTCTAAAATACGGaccataaattataattaacccTACTTCTTAATGTATGCATTGGTGACACATTGATGATTTCTTTTGTTGACGTACAATATTATATGATATGCACAGAAGGTATTGTGTATTCTGGAACATGTCTGTATGATGCTATTGAATAAGGTTTTTTTTTGGTTGAATTGAGTCCTTTTTGTTGTATGTTATATATTTGTGAAAGTTGAATTGAATCCTTTCTTTTGAAattgcaatttatttttttcgggTTCTTGAACATACGTTGCCATCACTTGTTTTATGAAGTTCTTCTACATTCTGTCTTGATTTGCTCTGTTTTATGAAGAAGAAAAACTTTATTGAAGAAAATGGAGTATCACTGCAGATGCACATAGTAATACTTCATtacaagaaaatgaaaagaaacaTCAGACAAACAGACATAACTTTGATTTCTGTTCTTCACCATTTGAGCTTTGCTGGGAAGTACTGCGTTTCATTGAATCACAACATAAGAGGAAGGAAGAAAAGATTAATAAATtgagacaaaaatgaaaaattgaaaaataaatgattttTAGTTTCACCTTCTCAATAAGGGAGATGTAGTATGGCTTCACCTTGTCCACATCAACCACAGACTTGCTTTTGCTGTAGAGATCATATTTGCTGCACAAAATAATCAGTGTAATAAATAGTAGCTCAAAAATTAAAGGGTGGAAAAATAAATGGAAATGGTGAATCAATCCTCTCTCAACTTGAATATTTGAAGCCATTTGAGATTCTCAGCATCTTCTTCATTCATCAGATACTTGTATGCTCCTGACTTGTGCAGTGCTGAACCACAGATGAAGAGTTAAAGTCCACAtaaaatcacacacacacacacacacactcaccaTAGAATGAGTGATATCGGATGATGAAGAGTGCATGTGATGGCAGAGTAGTCTTGTTTTCCTTAGCCACCTGCAGAGATGATATGGAGTCGAATTCAAGAATCCATGCCATGGTTTCCAAGAAGACGAGAGAGGTTATGGAGTCGTACGAGGTACATGTAGTCGTCGTGCCCCCACGACATCACAACATTGTCCAGTCCACAGCCTTCTCTATAAACTCCAAGCTTGGTGTTATAAGCTGGATTCTTGTAATCAGGGCTGCTCTCAAAATGCTgcaaatattttgagatttcgTGATGGTTGGCATGGCATGGCATGTTTTAGAGGAGATGGGAGACAGACCTCATAGTGAACGATTGATGGATCAAAGGCACAGCCAAGAGGGAACGTGTCGCCTGCAATCGAGCACATCCACGatgaacaacaacaacaacaacaacaacaacaacaataacacgGGGAAGAGCTAGTCTCACCAACAACAGCCCATTGCGGGAGAGCTCCAAAGCTAGGTAGAAGAAGAACCTTCCCAAGATCTACAGCAAGAATACATATCTGTTAGTCAACTTATTTGGTGGGAAGAAATGGCGAGTAAGAAGATGTTTAATAACCATGAATGAGAGCAG contains:
- the LOC130990118 gene encoding probable WRKY transcription factor 69, translating into MAQEELSADSWAWRKYGQKPIKGSPYPRCSTRNKLASLPPKGLDVEYGFFFVVVARRRSEFFSGYSVDGRRTQNEDVQMAEEDDGAVDEDDENIIMIPSDLMIDDDDMFGSGFQDSKDHSSGGGGDFFLMSPRRGHRPAPPAHSTAVTKGTWKSLMDHCFLEMDGKTG
- the LOC130990117 gene encoding inositol oxygenase 2-like isoform X2, translated to MNQTYEFAKRRREEYGWLDRVEMSIWECCELLNEVVDESDPDLDEPQIQHLLQSAEAIRRDYPNQDWLHLTALIHDLGKVLLLPSFGALPQWAVVGDTFPLGCAFDPSIVHYEHFESSPDYKNPAYNTKLGVYREGCGLDNVVMSWGHDDYMYLVAKENKTTLPSHALFIIRYHSFYALHKSGAYKYLMNEEDAENLKWLQIFNKYDLYSKSKSVVDVDKVKPYYISLIEKYFPAKLKW